The genomic DNA AGTTTTCGGATCTTAATGATTACACATATTGGTTTTATCCTGAAGAATCAAAGAATTATGCACAAGAGGGGGCTGTTGCCGGGTCACAGGGAAAATCGTCTACGGGCAATTCTCGTTCCGATCAATATAAGACATATGGCTTTTCAGTCCGCTGCGTAAAGGTTGACTAACGAATTCATAATAAGGATGACATAAGACCAAGAAAAATACGATCGCGGAATGAACAATTTCAAAATTGAACAACTCGAACCTCGCCTACTCATGGCTGCCGTCAAATAGTCATTCCACACCCCACACTTCACATTTCACACTGG from Fibrobacter sp. UWR3 includes the following:
- a CDS encoding LEPR-XLL domain-containing protein, with the protein product MNNFKIEQLEPRLLMAAVK